In Kitasatospora gansuensis, a genomic segment contains:
- a CDS encoding PhoH family protein, translated as MTETPQTRTNGQPRPDGDAATARFTIPEKHPMVTLLGATDSLLRVIEEGFPTADIHVRGNEVTATGARAEVAMVQQLFNEMMLVLRTGQPLTEDAVERSIAMLRSAAEDPDHPAPSEVFTANILSNRGRTIRPKTLNQQRYVDAIDKHTITFGLGPAGTGKTYLAMAKAVQALQAKEVNRIILTRPAVEAGERLGFLPGTLYEKIDPYLRPLYDALHDMMDPDSIPRLMAAGTIEVAPLAYMRGRTLNDAFIILDEAQNTSPEQIKMFLTRLGFNSRVVVTGDTTQIDLPSGTRSGLKVVQEILMDVPDIHFSVLTSTDVVRHKLVGRIVDAYERWDALQETDAPAVPRKPVQRKGARAPRQSHRTES; from the coding sequence ATGACTGAGACACCGCAGACCCGTACCAATGGACAGCCGCGTCCCGACGGGGACGCCGCCACCGCCAGGTTCACCATCCCCGAGAAGCACCCGATGGTCACCCTGCTCGGTGCCACCGACTCTCTGCTCCGGGTGATCGAGGAGGGGTTCCCGACCGCCGACATCCATGTCCGCGGCAACGAGGTGACCGCCACCGGCGCCCGCGCCGAGGTGGCGATGGTCCAGCAGCTGTTCAACGAGATGATGCTGGTGCTGCGCACCGGCCAACCCCTGACGGAGGACGCCGTGGAGCGCTCCATCGCCATGCTCAGGAGCGCCGCCGAGGACCCGGACCACCCGGCCCCGTCCGAGGTGTTCACCGCGAACATCCTGTCCAACCGGGGCCGCACCATCCGCCCCAAGACCCTCAACCAGCAGCGCTACGTCGACGCGATCGACAAGCACACCATCACCTTCGGCCTCGGTCCCGCCGGTACCGGCAAGACCTACCTGGCGATGGCCAAGGCCGTCCAGGCCCTGCAGGCCAAGGAGGTCAACCGGATCATCCTGACCCGGCCGGCCGTCGAGGCGGGGGAGCGGCTCGGCTTCCTGCCCGGCACCCTCTACGAGAAGATCGACCCGTACCTGCGCCCGCTCTACGACGCGCTGCACGACATGATGGACCCGGACTCGATCCCCCGGCTGATGGCCGCGGGCACCATCGAGGTCGCCCCGCTGGCGTACATGCGCGGCCGGACCCTGAACGACGCCTTCATCATCCTGGACGAGGCGCAGAACACCTCGCCCGAGCAGATCAAGATGTTCCTCACCCGGCTGGGCTTCAACTCCCGGGTGGTGGTCACCGGTGACACCACCCAGATCGACCTGCCGAGCGGCACCCGCTCGGGGCTCAAGGTGGTCCAGGAGATCCTGATGGACGTCCCGGACATCCACTTCTCCGTGCTCACCAGCACCGACGTGGTCCGCCACAAGCTGGTCGGCCGGATCGTCGACGCCTACGAGCGCTGGGACGCCCTGCAGGAGACCGACGCACCCGCCGTACCCCGCAAGCCCGTTCAGCGGAAGGGCGCCCGTGCCCCCCGCCAGTCCCATCGCACCGAAAGCTGA
- the ybeY gene encoding rRNA maturation RNase YbeY produces the protein MSIDIANESDWEVDEESILDVARYALDQMRIHPQAELSVILVDSAQMEELHIQWMDLPGPTDVMSFPMDELRPGKEGEELPQGLLGDIVLCPEVAKRQGEEAPSKHSVDDELQLLTVHGVLHVLGYDHEEPEEKEVMFGLQKRILDDWRAGRGLSGISPAPTTH, from the coding sequence ATGTCGATCGACATCGCGAACGAGTCCGACTGGGAGGTTGACGAGGAGTCAATCCTCGACGTCGCCCGCTACGCCCTCGACCAGATGCGGATCCACCCGCAGGCGGAGCTCTCCGTCATCCTGGTGGACAGCGCCCAGATGGAAGAACTGCACATCCAGTGGATGGACCTGCCCGGTCCGACCGACGTGATGTCCTTCCCGATGGACGAGCTGCGCCCCGGCAAGGAGGGCGAGGAGCTGCCGCAGGGTCTGCTCGGCGACATCGTGCTCTGCCCCGAGGTGGCGAAGCGGCAGGGCGAGGAGGCTCCCTCGAAGCACTCCGTGGACGACGAGCTCCAGCTGCTCACCGTCCACGGGGTGCTGCACGTCCTCGGGTACGACCACGAGGAGCCGGAGGAGAAGGAGGTCATGTTCGGCCTCCAGAAGCGGATCCTGGACGACTGGCGGGCCGGCCGCGGGCTCTCGGGGATCTCCCCGGCGCCGACCACCCACTGA
- a CDS encoding hemolysin family protein, with translation MSGDSTSFLIGALLLVGFGWLAACAEAGISRLSRFRAEEAVRAGRRGADRLLTLASDPIRYLNLATLIRVACEMAAAVLVTVVCVRTLHQTWEAVLLAIGVMVLVSFVAVGVSPRTIGRQHPLTTVTAASFVLLPLARVLGPIPRLLILLGNALTPGKGYREGPFASEAELRALVDLAEKDDLIEDEERRMVHSVFELGDTIVREVMVPRTDLVMIERHKTVRQALTLALRSGFSRIPVVGDNEDDVVGIVYLKDLVRRTHINRDAESEPVSSVLRPAVFIPDSKPAADLLREMQQMRSHVAIVIDEYGGTAGLVTIEDILEEIVGEITDEYDRELPPVEDLGDGSYRITARLLVEDLGDLFGLQLEDEDVETVGGLLAKHLGRVPIPGSSCDLPIPEDAHTDLTAIRLTAESAAGRRNRIGTVLVAPVRADSGPEEGSEPEE, from the coding sequence GTGAGTGGTGACAGTACGAGCTTCCTGATCGGAGCTCTCCTGCTGGTCGGCTTCGGCTGGCTGGCCGCCTGTGCGGAGGCGGGGATCTCCCGGCTCTCCCGGTTCCGGGCCGAGGAGGCCGTGCGGGCCGGGCGGCGCGGGGCCGACCGGCTGCTGACGCTGGCCTCCGACCCGATCCGCTACCTCAACCTGGCCACCCTGATCCGGGTGGCCTGCGAGATGGCCGCGGCCGTCCTGGTCACCGTGGTCTGCGTGCGCACCCTGCACCAGACCTGGGAGGCCGTGCTGCTGGCGATCGGGGTGATGGTGCTGGTCTCGTTCGTCGCGGTCGGCGTCTCGCCCCGCACCATCGGCCGCCAGCACCCGCTGACCACGGTGACCGCCGCCTCCTTCGTGCTGCTGCCGCTGGCCCGGGTGCTCGGCCCGATCCCGCGGCTGCTGATCCTGCTCGGCAACGCGCTCACCCCCGGCAAGGGGTACCGCGAGGGGCCGTTCGCCTCCGAGGCCGAACTGCGGGCGCTGGTCGACCTGGCGGAGAAGGACGACCTGATCGAGGACGAGGAGCGCCGGATGGTGCACTCGGTCTTCGAGCTCGGCGACACCATCGTCCGCGAGGTGATGGTGCCGCGCACCGACCTGGTGATGATCGAGCGGCACAAGACGGTCCGTCAGGCGCTCACCCTGGCGCTGCGCTCCGGCTTCTCCCGGATCCCGGTGGTCGGCGACAACGAGGACGACGTGGTGGGCATCGTCTACCTCAAGGACCTGGTCCGCCGCACCCACATCAACCGGGACGCGGAGTCCGAGCCGGTCTCCTCGGTGCTCCGCCCGGCGGTCTTCATCCCGGACTCCAAGCCCGCGGCGGACCTGCTGCGCGAGATGCAGCAGATGCGCTCGCACGTGGCGATCGTGATCGACGAGTACGGCGGCACCGCCGGTCTGGTCACCATCGAGGACATCCTGGAGGAGATCGTCGGCGAGATCACCGACGAGTACGACCGGGAGCTCCCGCCGGTCGAGGACCTCGGCGACGGCTCGTACCGGATCACCGCCCGGCTGCTGGTCGAGGACCTCGGCGACCTGTTCGGCCTCCAGCTGGAGGATGAGGACGTGGAGACCGTCGGCGGTCTGCTCGCCAAGCACCTCGGCCGGGTGCCGATCCCCGGCTCCTCCTGCGACCTGCCGATCCCCGAGGACGCGCACACCGACCTGACCGCGATCCGGCTCACCGCCGAGAGCGCGGCCGGGCGGCGGAACCGGATCGGCACCGTGCTGGTGGCCCCGGTCCGGGCCGATTCGGGACCGGAGGAAGGCTCCGAACCGGAGGAGTAG
- a CDS encoding DUF4383 domain-containing protein, producing MKLRDELPMDHRLAQVYRFGAGLGGVFLLVFGILGLVGRPGFLDTQGDRVVGMSSNGLLGLLSVVVGLILMAGAVIGGTIASWINMVVGTVFVLAGFVGLMIISTDANFLAFGMSNVIFSFVFGLAVATFGMYGRVSGHLPHDNPYWRERHARYAAGLRGPAGPPVVLRH from the coding sequence CTGAAACTCAGGGACGAACTGCCGATGGACCACCGGCTGGCCCAGGTCTACCGCTTCGGTGCCGGTCTCGGCGGGGTGTTCCTGCTGGTCTTCGGCATCCTCGGTCTGGTCGGCCGCCCGGGCTTCCTGGACACCCAGGGGGACCGGGTGGTCGGCATGAGCAGCAACGGTCTGCTCGGTCTGCTGTCCGTGGTGGTCGGCCTGATCCTGATGGCCGGTGCGGTGATCGGCGGCACCATCGCGTCCTGGATCAACATGGTGGTCGGCACGGTCTTCGTGCTGGCAGGATTCGTCGGGCTGATGATCATCTCGACCGACGCGAACTTCCTCGCCTTCGGCATGAGCAACGTGATCTTCAGCTTCGTCTTCGGCCTGGCGGTCGCGACCTTCGGCATGTACGGCCGGGTCAGCGGCCACCTCCCGCACGACAACCCGTACTGGCGCGAGCGGCACGCCCGCTACGCCGCGGGCCTGCGCGGGCCCGCCGGGCCGCCGGTGGTGCTCAGGCACTGA
- a CDS encoding aldo/keto reductase, translated as MATRTLGALSTAPVGFGAMVLSPGMYGEIDDERGERAVRTALDSGVTLIDSSDGYGADGHNERLIGRAIAGRRDEVVIATKFGFRIPEGAAAHRFPVTYAFGELAVNAEPKYVRGYAEQSLRNLGTDVIDLYYPHFPDPQVPLADTVGAVAELVGDGLVRHLGLSNVTAAQLREAHAVHPVAAVQVQWSMWQPVQPELLAAARELGVGLVAWSPLGGGFLTGTVQQLAEGDFRQHLERFDQANLKANNDRYAPIRAIAAELGLTPGRLALAWLLHQDDHVVPIPGSRTPGHIEDNTGAGAIELSAGDLARVDAALAEFAPAGRGGLLEDAAGS; from the coding sequence ATGGCAACCCGCACCCTGGGAGCCCTCAGCACCGCCCCGGTCGGCTTCGGGGCGATGGTGCTCTCGCCCGGCATGTACGGCGAGATCGACGACGAGCGCGGCGAGCGGGCCGTGCGCACCGCGCTGGACAGCGGGGTGACGCTGATCGACAGCTCGGACGGCTACGGCGCCGACGGCCACAACGAGCGGCTGATCGGCCGGGCGATCGCCGGGCGGCGGGACGAGGTGGTGATCGCCACCAAGTTCGGCTTCCGGATACCCGAGGGGGCCGCGGCGCACCGCTTCCCGGTCACCTACGCGTTCGGCGAGCTGGCCGTGAACGCCGAGCCCAAGTACGTCCGGGGCTACGCCGAGCAGTCGCTGCGCAACCTCGGCACGGACGTGATCGACCTCTACTACCCGCACTTCCCGGACCCGCAGGTCCCGCTGGCCGACACCGTCGGGGCGGTCGCCGAGCTGGTCGGGGACGGGCTGGTCCGGCACCTCGGGCTCTCCAACGTCACCGCCGCGCAGCTGCGCGAGGCGCACGCGGTGCACCCGGTGGCCGCCGTCCAGGTGCAGTGGTCGATGTGGCAGCCGGTGCAGCCGGAGCTGCTGGCCGCCGCCCGCGAGCTGGGCGTCGGCCTGGTGGCCTGGAGCCCGCTCGGCGGCGGCTTCCTGACCGGCACCGTGCAGCAGCTGGCCGAGGGCGACTTCCGGCAGCACCTGGAGCGCTTCGACCAGGCCAACCTGAAGGCCAACAACGACCGCTACGCGCCGATCCGGGCGATCGCCGCCGAGCTCGGCCTGACGCCGGGACGGCTGGCGCTCGCCTGGCTGCTGCACCAGGACGACCACGTGGTGCCGATCCCCGGCAGCCGGACGCCCGGGCACATCGAGGACAACACCGGGGCCGGGGCCATCGAGCTGTCGGCCGGCGACCTGGCCCGGGTCGACGCGGCGCTGGCCGAGTTCGCCCCGGCCGGGCGAGGCGGGCTGCTGGAGGACGCGGCCGGTTCCTGA
- a CDS encoding cytidine deaminase, which produces MLGGMSELTELDPEDKKIITLARSARARNGVAEGAAVRDETGRTYVAGTVALPSLELSALRTAVAMAVASGAKGLEAAAVVTEALTVTEADLAAVRDLGGPEAPVHLAGPDGVLRHSF; this is translated from the coding sequence ATGCTCGGCGGCATGAGTGAGCTGACTGAGCTGGACCCCGAGGACAAGAAGATCATCACGCTGGCCCGCTCGGCCCGCGCCCGCAACGGCGTGGCCGAGGGGGCGGCGGTCCGCGACGAGACCGGGCGGACGTACGTGGCGGGCACCGTGGCGCTGCCCTCGCTGGAGCTGAGCGCGCTGCGGACGGCCGTCGCGATGGCCGTCGCCAGCGGCGCCAAGGGCCTGGAGGCGGCCGCCGTGGTGACCGAGGCCCTGACGGTCACCGAGGCCGATCTGGCCGCCGTACGGGACCTTGGCGGCCCGGAGGCGCCGGTGCACCTGGCCGGTCCGGACGGGGTCCTGCGGCACAGCTTCTGA